The DNA window CTCCCCTGCCGGCTGGGGTATGATTTCCTCATGGATGGCCGGAAGGAGGCGCACGTGGACGATTCTCGGCAGGTACTGACCCAGATTGTGATTTCCGAGGCGCAGCAGCACGAGATCGATGCGCACCTCGCGAAGCTCAAGGACGCGGCCGCTGCCTCGTCGGTCCTGCTCATCGAGCGCAGCGGGCTCTTGCTCGCAAGCTGCGGCGAGGGCTCCATCAACGACCTGTCCATCTCGTCCTTGATCGCCGGCATCTTCAAGAGCATCTCGGCCCTGACCTCGCTTCTGGGCGAGCCCGAGGTGCGCACCTT is part of the Pantanalinema sp. genome and encodes:
- a CDS encoding roadblock/LC7 domain-containing protein, with protein sequence MDDSRQVLTQIVISEAQQHEIDAHLAKLKDAAAASSVLLIERSGLLLASCGEGSINDLSISSLIAGIFKSISALTSLLGEPEVRTFQHRGNRSTLILVLLESKDMLGVTVASDAAQESFELPVEEAVQQLTPVLIAARESTRNTPFSFSKDAISVFLGRL